A single Actinomadura algeriensis DNA region contains:
- a CDS encoding AMP-binding protein: MSARERCLGGTTSMMRRWDPGRLLHMIERDRLQTIFLVPTHAHALRRVMEQAPRRHDLSSLETIYCNAAALPVPLKEWVIDAFPRVGVHELYGSTEAGVVTNLRPPDALRKAGTVGHPWWLTEVTLLAPDGREAGPGEPGELFSRSPFTMLGYLDDPEATAEALRPDGFLTSGDVAVRDEEGFISIVDRTKDMIVSGDWNPDVPRDLLHLAVVELMRVADRYAWAYQAAFRYDPSDALAALDVPVLLLNAEFDLAAKDATARDLARDARLVVLPGLPGQPHLRAPGDFAAALLAFVRGTAADARC, encoded by the coding sequence GTGAGCGCCCGCGAGCGGTGCCTCGGCGGCACCACGTCCATGATGCGCCGCTGGGACCCCGGGCGGCTCCTCCACATGATCGAACGCGACCGGCTCCAGACGATCTTCCTGGTGCCCACGCACGCGCACGCGCTGCGGCGCGTCATGGAGCAGGCGCCGCGCAGGCACGACCTGTCGAGCCTGGAGACGATCTACTGCAACGCCGCGGCGCTGCCGGTGCCGCTGAAGGAATGGGTCATCGACGCCTTCCCCCGCGTCGGCGTGCACGAACTGTACGGGTCCACGGAGGCGGGCGTCGTCACGAACCTGCGTCCCCCGGACGCGCTCCGCAAGGCCGGGACGGTCGGGCACCCCTGGTGGCTGACCGAGGTGACGCTGCTCGCGCCCGACGGGCGGGAGGCCGGGCCCGGCGAGCCGGGCGAGCTGTTCAGCCGTTCGCCGTTCACCATGCTCGGCTACCTGGACGATCCCGAGGCGACCGCCGAGGCGCTCCGCCCGGACGGCTTCCTGACCTCCGGCGACGTCGCGGTCCGCGACGAGGAGGGCTTCATCTCCATCGTCGACCGCACCAAGGACATGATCGTCTCCGGTGACTGGAACCCCGATGTCCCCCGCGACCTGCTCCACCTGGCCGTGGTGGAGCTGATGCGCGTCGCGGACCGCTACGCATGGGCGTACCAGGCCGCGTTCCGCTACGACCCCTCGGACGCGCTCGCCGCACTCGACGTGCCCGTCCTCCTCCTCAACGCCGAATTCGACCTCGCGGCCAAGGACGCGACCGCCCGCGACCTGGCGCGCGACGCCCGCCTGGTCGTCCTGCCCGGCCTGCCCGGCCAGCCGCACCTGCGCGCCCCCGGCGACTTCGCCGCCGCGCTACTGGCGTTCGTCCGCGGAACCGCCGCGGACGCGCGGTGCTGA
- a CDS encoding TetR/AcrR family transcriptional regulator translates to MNNPIGRPRDARIDGAVLDAAAELLMEVGYAEVTVAAIADRAGTSRPAVYRRWPGKAHLIHEATFRDSVTTAPPRTGSFAEDLRELVRRIAELLTTPLARIAVPGLIAEAATDPVLHRRILERFSAEGWRGLDAGLAAAVESGELDADIDTIVILEMIIGAALAATLIRGPDGLTADWVDETTRILLNGVRPADRPATS, encoded by the coding sequence ATGAACAACCCCATCGGAAGACCGCGTGACGCCCGCATCGACGGCGCCGTCCTGGACGCCGCCGCCGAACTCCTGATGGAGGTCGGCTACGCCGAAGTGACCGTGGCCGCCATCGCCGACCGCGCCGGCACGTCCCGGCCCGCCGTCTATCGACGCTGGCCCGGCAAAGCCCACCTCATCCACGAGGCGACCTTCCGAGACAGCGTGACCACCGCTCCCCCGCGGACCGGCTCGTTCGCCGAAGACCTGCGCGAACTGGTGAGACGGATCGCGGAGCTCCTGACCACTCCCCTGGCCCGAATCGCCGTTCCCGGACTGATAGCCGAAGCCGCTACCGACCCGGTCCTCCACCGGCGCATCCTCGAGCGGTTCTCCGCCGAGGGCTGGCGCGGCCTCGACGCCGGCCTCGCCGCGGCCGTCGAGAGCGGAGAACTCGACGCCGACATCGACACGATCGTGATCCTGGAGATGATCATCGGCGCCGCCCTGGCCGCGACGCTGATCAGAGGGCCCGACGGCCTCACCGCGGACTGGGTCGACGAGACCACCCGCATCCTCCTCAACGGCGTGCGGCCCGCGGATCGTCCGGCGACATCCTGA
- a CDS encoding acyl-CoA dehydrogenase family protein produces MPHDRRARHRGPEGPVPAGPRDGRAAHRHPASPSRTRAPTCGASARRPGGHYVVDGTKTWITNARHADPLPVLVKTDPSASPAHAGMSILLIDADTDGYQVTRDLPKLGYKGTESCEIVLDGVRVPAANLLGGVEGRGLQRTRTR; encoded by the coding sequence CTGCCGCATGATCGCCGCGCACGGCACCGCGGACCAGAAGGCCCGGTACCTGCCGGACCTCGCGACGGGCGCGCGGCGCACCGGCATCCGGCCTCACCGAGCCGGACGCGGGCACCGACCTGCGGGGCGTCCGCACGACGGCCCGGCGGCCACTACGTCGTCGACGGAACGAAGACGTGGATCACCAACGCGCGGCACGCCGACCCGCTGCCCGTCCTCGTGAAGACCGACCCGTCCGCCTCCCCCGCCCACGCGGGCATGAGCATCCTGCTCATCGACGCCGACACCGACGGCTACCAGGTCACCCGGGACCTCCCGAAGCTCGGCTACAAGGGCACGGAATCCTGCGAGATCGTCCTGGACGGCGTGCGGGTGCCCGCGGCGAACCTGCTCGGGGGCGTCGAGGGCCGCGGGCTGCAGCGCACCCGAACACGGTGA
- a CDS encoding PEP/pyruvate-binding domain-containing protein — translation MQQPRSELVELSDVIDARYGGKALGLAKLAAAGFPVPAAFVIANADAGDLPVGLEARYARLAASDGAVAVRSSASGEDGLESSFAGQYESVLGVNGYDELLAAIRHCAAGASAERAAAYRPGAGISGPMHLVIQEMVDARAAGVVFTADPASGRRDLCVVDAVPGLGESLVDGSASSDHYEVDRAGQIIGRQITSSPALTDDEVTAVVAGARAAEARWEMPLDLEWAIDRTGDVRWLQARPITTLPGDLNEMDSTVAGEDHVYTRCNIGEMMPGAFCPLTASVSGRAIEYAMQLVQVAGGFQDSYREDRWLQLGYFSGHLFLNMTEGTALSSGILGNSLEQYSLSIAGRVVDELVPKPPKPFARRLVNTVRLATFALSAGGAIRRLDRGLARFEAPSAAEPAALLAELDAGIELYNEATLTHVRSSSRSAVAANVLEQTVVREAIRAGRSEDEGRSRAAAMMAGAADVESAVMLEHLDDVVGRLAGDPAAAEAFLERDAAEAVTGLTGGTGPISRTFDEFLRRHGHRGYRELCMRDRSWRDDPDGLGTIMQAMLRARLNAGDAVRQTPASPQEGVPLTVRAMARLAQAGARGREATKSRMVLVAYLLSRGYRLLGERLAATGRLPDADLVFFFDRSELPALVGTGDVRDLIDRAAARRAALPFQARLEFPDVSVGKPVPTRPEPPEGIEDGVIVGRPACSGVVEGTVRVATTVAQARELRPGEVLVAPVTDVGWTPYFTLIAALVTDIGSSVSHGAVVAREYGLPCVVNTQGATRVLRTGDRVRVDGDRGTVTLLDRTFVPSTTA, via the coding sequence GTGCAGCAGCCGCGGAGTGAGCTCGTCGAGTTGTCGGACGTCATCGACGCGAGGTACGGCGGTAAGGCTCTCGGCCTCGCGAAGCTGGCCGCCGCCGGTTTCCCGGTGCCCGCCGCCTTCGTTATCGCGAACGCCGATGCCGGCGACCTCCCCGTCGGGCTCGAAGCGCGCTACGCCCGGTTGGCCGCCTCGGACGGGGCGGTCGCGGTGCGTTCTTCGGCTTCGGGCGAGGACGGCCTCGAGAGTTCCTTCGCCGGCCAGTACGAGTCGGTCCTGGGGGTGAACGGGTACGACGAACTCCTCGCCGCGATCCGGCATTGTGCGGCCGGGGCGTCCGCGGAGCGAGCAGCCGCCTACCGGCCCGGCGCCGGGATCTCCGGCCCGATGCACCTCGTGATCCAGGAGATGGTCGACGCGCGCGCCGCGGGTGTCGTGTTCACCGCGGATCCGGCCAGCGGCCGGCGCGACCTCTGCGTGGTCGACGCGGTCCCCGGGCTGGGGGAGTCGCTGGTCGACGGCTCCGCGAGCTCGGACCACTACGAGGTCGACCGCGCCGGACAGATCATCGGCCGCCAGATCACGTCGAGTCCGGCACTCACCGATGACGAGGTGACGGCCGTCGTGGCCGGCGCCCGGGCCGCGGAGGCGCGGTGGGAGATGCCCCTCGACCTCGAGTGGGCGATCGACCGGACGGGCGATGTCCGCTGGCTTCAGGCGCGGCCGATCACCACCCTGCCCGGGGACCTGAACGAGATGGACAGCACGGTCGCGGGCGAGGACCACGTCTACACCCGGTGCAACATCGGCGAGATGATGCCGGGTGCCTTCTGCCCGCTCACGGCGTCCGTCAGCGGCCGAGCGATCGAGTACGCGATGCAACTGGTCCAGGTCGCCGGTGGTTTCCAGGACTCCTACCGAGAGGACCGCTGGCTGCAGCTGGGCTACTTCTCAGGTCACCTGTTCCTCAACATGACCGAGGGTACGGCCCTGAGCTCGGGGATCCTCGGCAACTCCCTCGAGCAGTACTCGCTCTCGATCGCGGGCAGGGTCGTGGACGAGCTGGTGCCGAAGCCGCCGAAGCCGTTCGCTCGTCGCCTGGTCAACACCGTCCGGCTGGCGACGTTCGCCCTCTCGGCAGGTGGCGCGATCCGCCGTCTGGACCGCGGGCTGGCACGCTTCGAGGCGCCGTCCGCGGCGGAACCGGCGGCTCTGCTCGCGGAGCTCGACGCGGGGATCGAGCTCTACAACGAGGCCACGCTCACCCACGTCCGGTCCTCCTCGCGGTCCGCCGTCGCCGCGAACGTGCTCGAACAGACGGTGGTGCGCGAAGCGATCCGTGCGGGCCGGAGCGAGGACGAGGGCCGCTCCCGGGCCGCCGCGATGATGGCCGGCGCCGCCGATGTCGAGAGTGCCGTCATGCTGGAGCACCTGGACGACGTCGTGGGCCGCCTGGCCGGGGACCCGGCGGCGGCCGAGGCGTTCCTCGAACGGGACGCCGCCGAGGCCGTGACCGGGCTGACCGGAGGCACCGGTCCGATCAGTCGCACGTTCGACGAGTTCCTGCGGCGCCATGGCCACCGGGGCTACCGAGAGCTGTGCATGCGTGATCGGTCGTGGCGGGACGACCCCGACGGTCTCGGCACGATCATGCAGGCCATGCTCCGTGCCCGCCTGAACGCCGGCGACGCAGTCCGACAGACTCCGGCATCGCCGCAGGAAGGCGTTCCCCTGACGGTGCGGGCGATGGCCCGCCTGGCGCAGGCCGGGGCACGCGGACGTGAGGCCACCAAGTCGCGGATGGTCCTGGTCGCCTACCTGCTCAGCCGCGGCTACCGCCTGCTGGGCGAGCGGCTGGCCGCGACCGGGCGACTGCCCGATGCGGACCTGGTGTTCTTCTTCGACCGGTCGGAGCTGCCGGCACTGGTGGGCACCGGGGACGTCCGCGACCTGATCGACCGCGCGGCGGCGCGACGGGCGGCGCTTCCGTTCCAAGCCCGGCTCGAGTTCCCGGACGTCTCCGTCGGCAAGCCCGTTCCGACCCGGCCCGAGCCCCCGGAGGGAATCGAGGACGGGGTGATCGTCGGTCGTCCCGCGTGCAGCGGGGTCGTGGAGGGAACCGTCCGGGTCGCGACGACGGTCGCGCAAGCTCGGGAACTGCGACCCGGCGAGGTCCTGGTCGCGCCCGTGACGGACGTCGGCTGGACGCCGTACTTCACCCTGATCGCCGCGCTCGTCACCGACATCGGCAGCTCGGTCTCCCACGGCGCCGTCGTCGCCCGCGAGTACGGCCTGCCCTGCGTGGTCAACACCCAGGGCGCCACCCGCGTGCTCCGCACCGGCGACCGGGTTCGGGTCGACGGCGACCGCGGCACCGTGACGCTGCTGGACCGCACCTTCGTTCCGTCCACCACCGCATAG
- a CDS encoding Zn-ribbon domain-containing OB-fold protein → MTGTEGFAPSVPPADEVTAPWWDATRRHRLVLQTCPRCVRDGRPGAQHPPRALCVRCGSDDLDWTGTNGLGVVDSCTVVHRPPRPGVTVPYVVARVRLTEGVLLLTRLRGQSPDAWRIDDRVRVAWADLADGRALPVFVPADATAPPAPAPTTAPTTEGG, encoded by the coding sequence ATGACCGGCACCGAGGGTTTCGCGCCGTCCGTCCCCCCGGCCGACGAGGTCACCGCACCCTGGTGGGACGCCACGAGGCGGCATCGGCTCGTCCTGCAGACGTGCCCGCGCTGCGTCCGGGACGGGCGGCCGGGCGCCCAGCACCCGCCGCGGGCGCTCTGCGTCCGCTGCGGATCGGACGACCTGGACTGGACCGGCACGAACGGCCTCGGCGTCGTCGACTCCTGCACCGTCGTGCACCGTCCGCCGCGCCCCGGCGTCACGGTCCCGTACGTCGTCGCGCGCGTCCGTCTCACCGAGGGCGTCCTCCTCCTCACCCGGCTGCGGGGGCAGAGCCCGGACGCGTGGCGCATCGACGACCGCGTCCGGGTGGCGTGGGCCGACCTCGCCGACGGGCGCGCGCTCCCGGTGTTCGTCCCGGCGGACGCCACGGCTCCCCCGGCACCTGCCCCCACGACTGCCCCCACGACGGAAGGCGGCTGA
- a CDS encoding DUF5997 family protein: MGTSKAKTSQTMKSATAAKKLGILLSAAPAEFQEGLVSRDELNALQADPPTWLANLRREGPHPRQVVAARLRVSVSGLARAGITGPLTTAEIESLKAERPEWLEREQAVQAEVRKEELRLKQERAKA, from the coding sequence ATGGGCACGTCCAAAGCAAAGACCTCGCAGACCATGAAGTCCGCGACCGCGGCCAAGAAGCTGGGGATCCTGCTGTCGGCAGCACCCGCCGAGTTCCAGGAAGGTCTTGTCTCCCGGGACGAATTGAACGCGCTCCAAGCCGACCCGCCCACATGGCTGGCGAACCTGCGCCGTGAAGGCCCCCACCCCCGCCAGGTCGTCGCCGCCAGGCTCCGCGTCTCCGTCTCAGGTCTGGCCCGCGCCGGCATCACCGGCCCCCTCACCACAGCCGAGATCGAGAGCCTGAAGGCCGAAAGGCCCGAGTGGCTGGAACGCGAGCAGGCCGTCCAAGCCGAAGTCCGCAAGGAGGAACTCCGCCTCAAGCAGGAGCGCGCCAAGGCCTGA
- a CDS encoding LysR family substrate-binding domain-containing protein: protein MTDSEFRLAYVPGVTPGKWARVWAERVHDVPLRLLQMPAAEVVPVLRNGGVDAAFVRLPVDREALHVIPLYLETTVVVVPKDHAVAAVEEVELADLADEDVFEPLDEVLAWDDRPGQPAFTRPENTAGAIELVASKAGVLLLPQSLARLHHRKDLTYRTVTDAPQSQIGLAWLEAVTTDLMEELIGIVRGRTPNSSRGRNPPQQPTRKKPPQQPTGKKPPQQRPASKHRRQKRRRR from the coding sequence GTGACCGATAGTGAGTTCCGGCTTGCCTACGTGCCTGGCGTGACGCCCGGGAAGTGGGCCCGGGTGTGGGCCGAGCGGGTCCACGATGTGCCGCTTCGCCTGCTGCAGATGCCGGCGGCCGAGGTCGTCCCCGTGCTGCGGAACGGTGGCGTGGACGCGGCGTTCGTACGCCTGCCCGTCGACCGCGAGGCCCTTCATGTGATCCCGCTGTACCTGGAGACGACCGTGGTCGTGGTGCCCAAGGATCACGCGGTGGCCGCAGTGGAGGAGGTGGAGCTCGCCGATCTCGCCGACGAGGACGTGTTCGAGCCACTCGACGAGGTCTTGGCCTGGGACGACCGCCCCGGGCAACCTGCCTTCACCCGTCCTGAGAACACCGCCGGCGCGATCGAGTTGGTGGCGTCGAAAGCCGGCGTTCTGCTGCTTCCGCAGTCTCTGGCCCGCCTCCACCACCGCAAAGACCTCACCTACCGGACGGTGACCGACGCTCCTCAGTCCCAGATCGGCCTGGCCTGGCTGGAGGCCGTGACGACCGACCTCATGGAGGAGCTGATCGGCATCGTCCGCGGCCGCACCCCCAACAGCTCCCGTGGCCGCAATCCCCCGCAACAGCCCACCCGTAAGAAGCCACCGCAACAGCCCACCGGTAAGAAACCACCGCAACAGCGCCCCGCCTCCAAGCACCGCCGCCAGAAGCGTCGCCGGAGGTGA